In Triticum aestivum cultivar Chinese Spring chromosome 5B, IWGSC CS RefSeq v2.1, whole genome shotgun sequence, the following proteins share a genomic window:
- the LOC123111511 gene encoding protein BZR1 homolog 1, translating to MARQLEGGHGHLAEMVQAVKNHGAGALHFTDGCKMVEVCEYLLRMSRWTWMSLTKQRGITAADLLPPIATEADAGLGRTPTWKERENNKRRERRRRAIATKIFTGLRALDSYKLLKELCREAEWVVEDDGTTYRKGYKQPSSGPFGGVSSVGMSPCSSSQLLGASSFLSPVPSYHPSSASSSFPSPTRLDNPSPAYLFPFLRGLPNLPLLRVSNSRG from the exons ATGGCAAGGCAGCTTGAAGGTGGTCACGGCCATCTCGCAGAGATGGTGCAAGCTGTCAAGAATCACGGTGCCGGGGCACTGCACTTCACCGACGGGTGCAAGATGGTGGAAGTGTGTGAGTACCTGTTGAGGATGTCCAGGTGGACGTGGATGTCGTTGACCAAGCAG AGAGGAATCACCGCTGCCGACCTCCTCCCTCCTATAGCGACGGAGGCGGACGCCGGGTTGGGTCGGACGCCCACGTGGAAGGAGCGGGAGAACAACAAGCggcgcgagcgccggcgccgggccATCGCCACCAAGATCTTCACCGGCCTCCGCGCGCTCGACAGCTACAAGCTCCTCAAGGAGCTCTGCCGCGAGGCCGAATGGGTCGTGGAGGATGACGGCACCACCTACCGCAAG GGATACAAGCAGCCGTCGTCCGGGCCGTTCGGTGGGGTCTCGTCGGTGGGCATGAGCCCTTGCTCGTCCTCGCAGCTGCTCGGTGCATCGTCGTTCCTGAGCCCGGTGCCTTCCTACCACCCCAGCTCGGCGTCATCCAGCTTCCCGAGCCCCACGCGCCTCGACAACCCCAGCCCCGCCTACCTCTTCCCATTCCTCCGTGGCCTCCCCAACCTGCCCCTGCTCCGGGTCTCCAACAGCAGGGGGTGA